In the genome of Neovison vison isolate M4711 chromosome 4, ASM_NN_V1, whole genome shotgun sequence, the window CTTAGTGGGAAGGGGCGCCCAGTGATAGGGGGTTCAGGGTCCCAACTAGCGGTTGGGGTGTCGGAGTTTCCGGAGTTCAGATTTGAGAGATCCAAGAGTTGGTATCTGGGGTTGGAGTCTCCAGGATTCAGGAGATAGAGATCCGAGTGCCTGGAATTGGGGGCAGGCGGGAATCAGGGGATATTGGTGAGGGGCAAGAATCTGGAAAACATAAAATTTCCACCTGGCTCTGTTGTAGGGGTGGGTTTCCATAGACCACACCTGTTGCCTATCAGGCCGATGACACAGTTGAATGGGTGTGGGTCCTCCAGCCAGCTATTGAGGCCCTTGGGGGAAATAAATACTCCCACTCTCACTCccagactctcctgaggagtgtCTGGTCATTGGCTGGGTGACCCCGGGGAGACCCCTCTTCCTTGGAACGTCCTTCTCTTCCCCATTTGGACGCTTTGAGCAGCTCGTTTTGGAGTCAGGCTGCGGAACCCCATCCTCAGGGTTGGGCATGGAAGCCTCCAGGGATTTCTAGTTCGAATTCCTCCAGATCTAAAACCGCAACCTTCTGTGGTTCTCCTGCAGCCCCTCACAGCCCCCTCCCAATTTAGGGCCCAGTATAGCTGTGGAGGTCATTGGGGGGAATGAGGGCAAAGGCTCCAGTGTGGGATTGAAGACTGGGAAGCCCAAACGGAACAGGGTGCAAGGCTTCTCCCGTTAGTCATGTAACCTGCTTGCCTAACACTCCTGGGTGGGGCTGAACTGCCCCAGGCTCCCATCTCTGCCAGAGCTGGGAAGATGCCACTTCTCTCTCACCAGTGCCTAACCTCAACGCTGGGGCACCAGGGATGCTGTGCGCACACTGAACACCCTGCAGACCAATGCTGGCTACCTGGAGCAGGTGAAGCGCCAGCGGGGTGACCCTCAGACGCAGCTGGACACGATGAAGCTGTACTTGGCCCGGAGTGGGCTGCAGGTGGAAGACTTGGACCAGCTGAACATCATTCACGTCACTGGGACCAAGGGGAAGGGTTCCACTTGTGCCTTCACTGAACGTATTCTCCGCAGCTATGGCCTGAAGACAGGATTCTTTAGCTCTCCCCACCTGGTGCAGGTGCGGGAGCGGATCCGCATCGACGGGCGGCCTGTAAGCCCTGAGCTCTTCACCAAGCACTTCTGGCACCTTTACCACCGGCTGGAGGAGACCAAGGACAGCAGCAGCTGTGTCTCCATGCCCGCCTACTTCCGCTTCTTCACACTCATGGCCTTccacatcttcctccaagagaaGGTGGACCTGGCGGTGGTGGAAGTGGGCATTGGTGGCGCTTACGACTGTACCAACATCATTCGGAAGCCTGTGGTGTGTGGCATCTCCTCTCTTGGCATCGACCACACCAGCCTTCTGGGGGACACAGTGGAGGCGATCGCATGGCAGAAAGGGGGCATCTTCAAGCGTGGCGTCCCTGCCTTCACGGTGCTCCAGCCTGATGGTCCCCTGGCAGTGCTGCGGGACCGTGCCCAGCAGATCTCCTGTCCTCTCTACCTGTGCCCATCACTCGAAGCCCTGGAGGAAGGCGGGCCGCCGCTGACCCTGGGCCTGGAGGGAGAGCACCAGCGGTCCAACGCCGCcttggccttgcagctggctcGCTGCTGGCTGCAGCAGAAGGGCCACCAGGGCCTTGGAGAGCTGAAGATGTCTCGACCCAGCGTCTTGCGGCAGATGCCCCTGGCACCCGTGTTCCAGCCCACATCCCACATGCGACATGGGCTTCGGGACACCGAGTGGCTGGGCCGGACGCAGACACTGCAGCGCGGGCCCCTCACCTGGTACCTGGACGGCGCGCACACCGTGAGCAGCGTGCAGGCCTGCGTGCGCTGGTTCCGCCAGGCGCTGCACCGCAGCCAGAGGCCGAACCGCGGCCGTGAGGTGCGCGTCTTGCTTTTCAACTCCACTGGGAACCGGGATTCGGAGGCCCTGCTGAAGCTGCTGCAGCCCTGTCAGTTTGACTATGCCGTTTTCTGCCCTAA includes:
- the LOC122905326 gene encoding folylpolyglutamate synthase, mitochondrial-like, coding for PQRWGTRDAVRTLNTLQTNAGYLEQVKRQRGDPQTQLDTMKLYLARSGLQVEDLDQLNIIHVTGTKGKGSTCAFTERILRSYGLKTGFFSSPHLVQVRERIRIDGRPVSPELFTKHFWHLYHRLEETKDSSSCVSMPAYFRFFTLMAFHIFLQEKVDLAVVEVGIGGAYDCTNIIRKPVVCGISSLGIDHTSLLGDTVEAIAWQKGGIFKRGVPAFTVLQPDGPLAVLRDRAQQISCPLYLCPSLEALEEGGPPLTLGLEGEHQRSNAALALQLARCWLQQKGHQGLGELKMSRPSVLRQMPLAPVFQPTSHMRHGLRDTEWLGRTQTLQRGPLTWYLDGAHTVSSVQACVRWFRQALHRSQRPNRGREVRVLLFNSTGNRDSEALLKLLQPCQFDYAVFCPNLTEVSSASNADQQNFMVTLDQVLLRCLAHQQHWSQLDEEPASPDLWSSTSPEPGDEHTSLLLASRPHHPHSTGSLVFSCISHALQWISQGRDPVFQPPSPPPSLLAHPVAGSGVGVLREAAAIHVLVTGSLHLVGGVLKLLDPSLSQ